Proteins encoded together in one Coffea arabica cultivar ET-39 chromosome 2c, Coffea Arabica ET-39 HiFi, whole genome shotgun sequence window:
- the LOC113724232 gene encoding monodehydroascorbate reductase 4, peroxisomal-like: MQSSNTSVYAVGDVAAFPVKMFAETRRLEHVDSARKSARHAVAAIMEPEKTGEFDYLPFFYSRVFTLSWQFYGDNAGEVIHFGDFSGKTFGAYWINKGHLVGSFLEGGTKEQYEAIAKATRLKPAIEDLGELER, encoded by the coding sequence ATGCAATCGAGCAACACTTCAGTCTATGCAGTTGGGGATGTTGCCGCTTTTCCAGTAAAAATGTTTGCTGAAACACGCAGACTTGAGCATGTAGATTCTGCGAGGAAGTCAGCAAGGCATGCTGTTGCTGCTATCATGGAGCCAGAAAAGACGGGTGAATTCGACTACCTGCCATTCTTCTACTCCCGCGTCTTCACATTGTCTTGGCAGTTTTATGGAGACAACGCAGGGGAAGTAATTCATTTTGGGGATTTCTCGGGAAAGACTTTTGGGGCTTATTGGATTAATAAGGGTCATCTTGTTGGTTCTTTTCTGGAGGGTGGAACCAAAGAGCAGTACGAAGCTATAGCCAAGGCCACGAGGCTTAAACCGGCAATTGAAGACCTGGGTGAGCTTGAGAGGTAG